The nucleotide sequence GATCACATCCCCTGCCCCGCACGGCGACCCGTTCGTTCCGCATGAAATATTGGTCGTAAAGGCAGCAAAGTCCTTGGCAGTTAAAGCGGCCGGGGAAACCAGCGTGCGGTCGCCCGGCGCATCCGGCGAGCATCCGCATGCGCCGCTAGTCGTCTCCGCGCCCGGCGGAGGAGGTGGAGTTCAGGTGAATCGTCCGGGACCGCAGGCCCCTGCTGATTCCGGGCCGGGTTGCGCGGCAAAGGGATCGAGTGGTTTCATGGCTTCTCCGTGGCGTCAAGCCCGGCCGCACAGGCGGCGAAGCGGGCCAGACGCTCCCTGTCGAGACAGTAGCAGATGCGCGGCCCCTCCACCTCGCCGAGCAGCAGCCCGGCCTCCTTGAGCACCTTCAGGTGCTGGCTGACCGTGGACTGGGCGAGCGGCATGATCTCCACGATACGGCCGCAGACGCAACGCCCCTCGGCTGCCAGATGGCGCACTATGGCCACCCGCGCCGGATGCCCCAGAGCCTTGGCCATCGCGGCGAATTCGTCGTCGGACAGGGAGAGGGAATTCGTTTCGGCATCCATCGCCATTCGACGATAGGCGATGAAAAATGCGAGGTCAAGGAGTGCGGCGCTCTGAAGAGCGCTTTCCGACTTTGCTCAAAGCCTCGCGCGCGCGGGTGCAAAAAAAATCCGGGCCTGGACACGCCATCATGCGCCCAGGCCCGGATTTTTTTCATGCAGGCTATTGCCGAATTCCTTTTGGGCAGACCGTTCAAAAAGCGCCAGATGCAAGGCGCAAGAAAAGTTCAAGGCCGACGCGTATTACAAATACGCGAGGATTTGAACTTTTCGCGGCAACGCAGCAGATGGTGCTTTTAGGGCGGTCTGTTAGAACATGTCCTTTTCGGATTCCGCGATAGTCTTGTCCAGCACCTTGCGCAGCTTGTCCGGCAGACCCATGATGTCCACGTTCAAAAAGCCCCGCACGATGGTCGAGGTGGCCTCGTCCTCGTCCAGGCCGCGCGCGGTCAGGTATTCGATCTCTTCCTGGGCGATCTTGCCCACGGCCGCCTCGTGCGAGAGCTCCACGCCCTCCACCGTGCCTTCAAGTTCAGGAATGGCGTGGATCACGCCTCCGCCGAGGATGAGTCCCTTGCACTCCAGATGCCCCTTGGCGGGCACGGTGTTGCCCTGGATGTGGCCGCGGTTGACGATGGTTCCGCCGCTGGCGATGGTCCGGGCGATGATCTCGCAGCGCGTCTCGGGCGCGTTCATGATCACGCGGTTGCCCATGTCCAGGTACGAGCCCTTGGGCGCGACGACCACGGAATTAAAGCGCGCCAGCGCCCCCCTGCCGGCCAGGGTGATGGTCGGATACATCTGGAGGTACTTCACGGGCTTGAGCAGCACGTAGTTGTTCAGGAACTGCCCCCCTTCCTCCACGTATCCGGCCGAGCGCGGCACCACGGAGACGTTCTCGCCCCAGTTGTGGATCATGGTGAAGGTCAGCTTGCCACCCTTCTTGACGAAGAACTCGGAGATGCCGACGTGCGCGCTCTCCTGGGTGTGGCGCGAGACGGCGCAGCCGGTGATGATGTGCAGTTCCGCGCCCTCTTCGACGATGACGATGTTGTGCACGGACTGCCCGGCCTTGTTGGCCTTGATAAACAGGCACGACTGCACCGGCTCCTCGATCTTCGCGCCCTTTTCGGCCCGGATGAAGTAGCCGCCGTGCAGCACCTCGTTGGCCTTGCGGGTGGCCTCGTCCTTGTTCGGATCGACGAGCTTCCAGAAGTAGTCGGTCAGGCCGTCGTACTTGGCCAGGGCGTCCTTGATGTCCAGCACCTCAAGGCCCGGGTGCGAGGTTTTACAGTACGCGCCGGAATGGTCCATGTGCAGGAAGCTGCCGCTGCGGCCGGTCTCCTCCACGTCCACGCCGGACATGAGCAACTGCTCCTTGTCGTGGTCGTCCAGAACGCGCAGGTCGCCGAGCTTTTGGGCCTCGTGGCCGGTGAATTCGAATGTTTCGAGATTGATGGGCTTCATGACGCCGCTCCTTTAGACCAGGGCCTTGTCCAGGCAGCGCACGCACTCCTGGTAGCCGAACTTGCGGATGTGTTCGAGGATGTCGCGGGGCCTGGCTTCGCAGCACAGATGGCCGTCGTAGAGCACTTGGCCACGGTCGGCGTTGACATAGTCGAGGATGTAGCCGGTGTGGGTGATGATGAGCCCCGAGGTCTCGCGAGTGCGCTTGAGTTCCTCAAGGCTCTTGTCGGGCCGTGGCTTGTCCTCGCCCTGCAAAAGTTCGCGCACAACGCGGCCGATCAGGGCCATGTTCTCCAGGTCCACGCCGGACTCGGGCTCGTCGAAAAGCACCAGCGACGGCTGCTGGGCCATGAGTTGCAGCAGTTCGCTGCGCTTGATCTCGCCGCCGGAGAAGCCCGCGTTCACGTCGCGCTCCAGGAACTGGTCGAAATTGACCTTGCGAGCCAGGGAGTCGGCGTCGATCTCGCGGCCGCGCGCGCACATGTTCACCAGATGGCGTATGGGCAGGCCGTGGATGGTCGGCGGCCGCTGAAAAGACATGCCAAGGCCCAGGCGGGCGCGCTCATAGGTGGGGGCGTGGGTGATGTCCTGCCCCCTGAAGATGATGCGTCCCTTGGTGACGGTATAGTTGCCGAATCCCATGAGGGTCATCAGGAGGCTCGTCTTGCCCGAGCCGTTGGGGCCGAAAAGAATGAACGTTTCGCCGGGATTGATGTGCAGATCGATGCCCCGGAGCACTTCGCGCTCCTCGATCTTCACGTGCAGATTTTCGATGTGCAGCATACGGTCCTCACTTGTGCGCAAGACGCGGAAAGTTTTGAGGCGATACCCTGTCGCGGCCCCCTGGGCAACCCCTGACAGGCCCATACGCCATATTTAACAAAAACAACAAACGGCTGACTAGCGTTCGCGCTCGTACCGGCGGGAAACGCGGTTGAAGCAGTAATAGCAGCGTCTCCTTATCCTGAAGACGGGGATAAGCAGCATGCCTGCGGCGAAACCGCCCGCATGGGCCCAAAAGGCGATGCCGGAACCGTCGCCGGGCGTGGTCGCGTCCATCAGGCCGGATACAAACTGGAGCACGAACCACAGCCCAAGGAACAGGATGGCCGGGATCTCCACGATCCAGGGAAAGATGAAAATCGGGATCAGGGTCAGCACCCGCCCGTGGGGATAGAGCACGAAATAGGCCCCCATGACTCCGGCCACCGCTCCCGAAGCGCCGACAACCGGGACGGTGGAGGACGGATGAAAGACTATGTGCGTGGCCAGGGCGGCCAGTCCGCACAGCACGTAGAAGAGCAGGAACCGCCCCGGCCCCATGACGTCCTCCACGTTGTCCGCAAAGATCCATAGCGACCACATGTTGATCAGGAAGTGCATAAAGCCGGCGTGCAGGAACATGTAGGTCAGAAGCGGCGCAACGTCCCACAGCACGCTGCCCGTGACCGAACCCAGCGGAAGATGCGTGTAGCGCGCCGGGATGACCCCGAAAAGATGGGCGAGCTGATTCATGCCCTGCGGAGTGAGATGCAACGTAAAGAGAAAGGCCGCCGCGTTCAGGGCAAGCAGAAGCCACACGGCCACGGGCCGGTGCACGTTGGGGATGCTGTCCCTGAGCGGGATCATGTCGCGTCGTCCGCGTCGCCCTCGGCGCAGAAGGGAACGCCCTCCCCTCGCCAAAACCGGGCCAGGCGCTCCCAAAGCCCGCGCATGACCGCAACCCGCATGGCGCGAAGCTCGCTGACGGCGCGCGCAGCTTCTTCGGCCAACTCGTCCAGGCCGCCGTCGTTTCGCACCACGATGTCGGCGGCGCTTTCCTTGCGCGCGGCGGGCCACTGCCAGGCCGCGAGCCAGGCCGCGGTCTCGGGGTCCACACCGCGCACGGCCAGCCGCGCGGCCCGCACGTCATCCGCAGCGCTCACGCAGAGCACGACGTCGGCCTCGTCCTTCCAGCCCTTCTCCAAAAACAGCGGCACCTCAGCCACGGCGGCGCCGCGCGAGACATGTCCGGCAAAAAAGGTCCGCATCCGGTGGCGGACCAGGGGATGGACGACTTCCTCCACCTCGCGCCGCACCCTTTCGTCCTCGCGCATGGCCGCGAACAAGGCGCGGCGGTCCACGGGTGCCTCCTCGTCGGGTACGAAGCGCTCCCCGAAGCGGCCGCGCAAAAGATGCCAGCCGTCTGCGCCGGGCTGGTATTCCTGCGCAACGGCCTCGTCCGCGCTGAACACGGGTAGCCCCATCCCGGCCAAAAGGCGGCACAGGGCGGACTTGCCCGCGCCGGGCAGGCCGACCACGGCCACGCGCTGCACCTTGCGCATCAGGTAGAGCGGCAGGCGGCGGAAATCCACCGGCGGCGGCGAACGAAAACACAGCCTGCGTCCGTCATCCGGATGGGGAAAGGCCAGGGAGAAGGCGTGCAGCATCTGGCGGTTGGCCAGCTTGCCAAGGAGGGGATTCGCGCGGCGTACCTCGGCCCATTGGCGCGAGCCATAAACCGCGTCGCCCCACAAGGGATGGCCCAGATGGGCCATGTGCACTCGGATCTGGTGCGTGCGGCCGGTGTGGATGCGGATGGCCACGAGCGAAACGACCCTGTCCGGGCTTGTCCACACCGTTTCGTAGTCCGAGCGGGCTTCGCGGCCGCCCTTCTCCACCACGGCCATGCGCGTGCGGCTGCCCGGATCGCGGCCGACCGGGGCCTCGACGAACCCTTTCGGCGGTTTCGGAACGCCGTGGGCCAGGGCCAGGTAGACCTTGCACGTCTCGCGCCGAGCGAAGGCCTCGGCCAGGGAGAGGCGCGCGCGGTCCGAGAGCGCCGTCAGGATCAGCCCGGAAGTGTCCTTGTCCAGGCGGTGCACGATGCCCGGCCTCTCGCCTTCCTGGGCGGAAAGCTCGGGAAAGTCGTGCAACAGCCGGTGCACGAGCGTCTCTTCGCTGATGCCCGGCGCGGGATGGGTGGTCAGCCCGGCGGGCTTGTCCACCACAGCCAGGGCGTGGTCGCTGTAAAGCACCCGAACCCCGCGCCTAGCCGGGGCAAGGCGTGAGACGGTCGGTCGGCCGTGAAGTTCGAGCCGTTCGCCGCCGTAGACCTTGGCGTTGGGCTTTTTCATTGTCGCGCCGTCAATCAGGGCCAGGCCCTGGCGGATGTATTCCTGCACCCTGGAGCGCGAGACGCCGGTTTTGGCCAAAGCCTCGGCAAGCACGGCGTCGAGCCGCGCACCCGTGGCGGTGACAGGAGCCTCGCCCGTGTAAAGCAGCACGGTCGGGGACTCCGATGCAACCTTACTCTCCGCTTCACAGCCAAGCGTGGCGGGTCCTGAAAGATGATGTCGTGTCATGCGGGCACCATGCCATGCCGCGCGTTTTTCGTCATCAGCCTCCATGCCCCCCATTTGAGGACTTGACCATGCTTCCCCCATGCCAGTACAACCGGGCGGGACGTGACCGCAAGGGCTCACCTGCGCTCCCATCTTATTGGATTCACTCGTTTATTTCGAACAGTAACCGAAGGAGGCGTGCGTGCCCGTCATCGTTGTGGACCATCCGCTGGTCAGGCACAAACTCGGCATCATGCGCGAGGAAGGCATCAGCACCAAACATTTTCGAGCCCTGGCCAGCGAGGTCGCCCGCCTCCTGACCTACGAGGCCACCAAGGATTTCGAAACGCGAAAGGCCGTGGTCCAAGGTTGGGCCGGACCGGTCGAGGTGGAGCACATCAAGGGCAAGAAGGTGACTATCGTGCCCATCCTGCGCGCGGGCCTGGGCATGCTCGACGGCGTCATGGACATGATGCCCAGCGCCAAGGTCAGCGTGGTCGGCCTGTACCGCAACGAGGACACGCTGGAGCCCGTGCGCTACTACGTGAAGCTGGCCAGTCAGATCGAAAAGCGCACAGCCATCATCCTCGATCCCATGCTGGCCACGGGCGGCACCCTCATCGCCACCATAGACATCCTCAAGGAAGCGGGCTGCACCTCCATCAAGGGCCTCTTCCTAGTGGCCGCGCCCGAAGGCATCAAGCGACTCGAAGCCAAGCATCCCGATGTGGAGGTCTATGTGGCCGCCATCGACGAGCGGCTGAACGAGAATGGCTACATCATTCCCGGCCTGGGCGACGCAGGCGACAGAATCTTCGGCACCAAGTAGCGGAAACCTCAACTTCCCGGAGGCCTTCGACATGAACTCGTCCAGCGACTACGCCTTCCGCCTTCGCGACAGCCTGCTCGGCGCGCAGATGCTCTTCGTGGCCTTCGGCGCCCTGGTTCTGGTGCCGCTCCTCACCGGACTCGACCCCAACGTGGCCCTGTTCACGGCTGGCGCGGGAACGCTGTTGTTCCAGGTCATCACCGGCGGCCGCGTGCCAGTGTTCCTGGCCTCGTCCTTCGCCTTCATCGCCCCGATCATCTACGGCGTGCAGACATGGGGCATTCCCCAGACCATGTGCGGTCTTGCCGCCGCAGGTCTGCTCTACGTGGTCTTCGCCGCGCTCATCCACAAGTTCGGCACGCGCGTGCTGGAGCGCCTGCTGCCGCCCATCGTCATCGGCCCGGTGATTATGACCATCGGACTCATCCTCGCGCCGGTGGCCGTGAACATGGCCATGGGCAAGACCGGTGACGGCTCGCTGCAACTCGTGCCCGAGGGCACGGCCCTGTTCATCTCCATCGCGTCCCTGGCCACAACCGTGTTCGTCTCCCTCTACGGCAAGGGCATGTTCCGCCTCGTGCCCATCCTGTCGGGCATCGTCGTGGGCTACGCGCTCTCTCTGGTCTTCGGCCTCGTCTCCTTCGATCCCGTGGCCGCCGCGCCCTGGATCGCCCTGCCCAACTTCGTGGCCCCGCAATGGAACTGGGAGGCCATCCTGTTCATCGTGCCGGTGGCCATCGCCCCGGCCATCGAGCACTTCGGCGACGTCCTGGCCGTGGGCCAGGTGACGGGCAAAAACTACGTGGAAAAGCCTGGCATCCATCGCACCATGCTCGGCGACGGTCTTGCCACCTCCATGGCCTCCATGCTCGGCGGCCCGCCCAACACCACCTACTCCGAAGTCACCGGCGCGGTGGCCCTGACCAAGGTCTTCAACCCAGCGATCATGACCTGGGCCGCCATCTGCGCCATCGCGCTGGCCTTCGTGGGCAAGCTTGGCGCGGTGCTTTCGACCATCCCGGTGCCGGTCATGGGTGGCATCATGGTGCTGCTCTTCGGCGCCATCACCGTAGTTGGCATGAACTCGCTGGTGCGCTCGCGCATGGACCTGCTCAGGCCGCGCAACCTGACCATCGTGGCCGTGGTGATCATCATGGGCATGGGCGGCATGAGCCTGCCCTTCGGCCCCGAGTTCCGCCTGGGCGGCATCGGCCTCGCGGCCATCCTGGGCGTGACCCTGAACCTGATCCTGCCCGACCGCGACGACGAGTAGCGCAGGTTTTCGATAACGCACGCAGAAAGGCCCCGTCTTCGTTCAAAAGACGGGGCCTTTCTCATGAAGAATAAATCTCTAGTGCGTCAGCCCACGAACTCGAAGCCGATCTTCTCGATGGCGTCCTTCAGGACTTTCGCATCGACGGGCGCGGCCTCGCTGAACGTGGCCGTCCCGAAGGTCAGATCGACCGTGACGTCGGAGACGCCGGGGATCTTGGACAGGGCCTCGCTGACGGCGGCCACGCAATGGCCGCAGCTCATGCCTTTCACGGTGATGGTGCGCTTGGCCATGAAACGTCTCCTTGCAGATCGCCGCGTCTAATGTTGTGACTCGATCCAGGCCATGGCGGCCGCGAAATCGAGCGTGCCCTCGTAGATGGCCCGGCCGGTGATGACGCCTTCCAAGCCTTTGCCGCGAAGCGGCCACAGAGCCTTGAGGTCGTCGAGATTGGTCACGCCTCCGGCCGCCACCACAGGCAGGGAGGTGGATGTGCACAGCCGCTCCATGGCCTCCACATTGACCCCGGCGTGCATGCCGTCGCGGCTGATGTCGGTGTAGACCACGAAGGCCGCGCCCTGTTCGGCGAGACGGGGCAAAACGTCGTCCACGGTCAGTCCGGCGTCCGCCACCCACCCCTTGGTTTTGAGGCGGCCATCCACGGCGTCGAGCGAAACGCCGATTCTGCCCGGCAAAACCCGGCACATGGTTTCGAACGCTTCAGGGTCTTCCAGGGCCAGGGTGCCGATGATCAGGCGCGTGACGCCGGCCTCGACATAGGCCTTGGCCGTGGCCAGATCGCGGATGCCTCCGCCGAGTTGCACGGGCACGGAGAACTCCTGGCACATGCGGCGCACCAGGTCGAAATTCACGGGATGGCCGTCGAACGCGCCGTCCAAGTCCACGATGTGCAGAAAACGCGCGCCTAGATCGACCCAATGCCGGGCCTGGGCCACGGGATCGTCGCCAAATACCGTGACGTCGTCCTTTCTGCCCTGACGCAGGCGGACACAGCGGCCGTCCTGGATGTCAACCGCGGGGAAAAGGATCACTGCGCCTGCCTCCCCGAAGAGGTCGTCCTGGCTGGATCGGCCAAGCCAAGCCTCCTGATCGCGGCTTTGATGGCCTCAGTGGCCATCTCGTCGGCCGATATCCATTTGCCGCCGCGTTCGAAGAACTTGCCCGCCTCCAGAAGGTTCGCGGACAGCGCCTCCTGCGTCTCGTCGAAGACAAACCGTCGCGCCACGCCCTTGTTGCCGACGTCGAGCAGATAGACGTACATAATGACGCTCGAAGGTTTGTTCACACCCCATTCGCCGCCCTCACGGTCGCGGAAATACATGAGCTGGGGCAAAAGCAGATAGTCCGTGCCCACGCATTCACCCACGCGGATCCAATAATTCAAGGCCTGAGCCTGATTCGATCCGCCCGTCTCCACGAACTCCACCGTCTCCTGGCAACGCCTGACAATCTGACGCTCGACGAACGTGCGACCCTGGTTCCTCAATTCCTCTTCCATGACGAGGTTGAGCCGCATCAGTATTTCGGGGTCCACGATGTTGCACATGGAGGGATCGCACCCGGCGAGCAACTCCCATTCATGGCGCGGGTTGGAAAATCCGGCCACGGCCAGCGTCTTGTTCACGGTGACGTCGCGGGGCGGGGGCGGTTCCTTGGCGCATCCGGCCATAGACCCAGCGAGGAGAAGCGCCATGAGAAGGCCGCAGAGGGTGAGACGTGGCATCAGTCGAGACTCCCTTTGGTGCTGGTGACGCCCCGGCGGGAACGGGCCACGGCCGCGCGAACGGCCAAGCCCAATCCTTTGAAGGCGGATTCGAGCAGGTGGTGCCCGTTGGTCCCATATTCAAAGCGGATGTGCAGATTGAGGTTCGCCTTGTAGGCGAAGGATTTGAAGAATTCGCGCCAGAGATCCTTCTCCTGCCCGGCAATGACCGGTGGCAGGAGATCGTCGCCCAGATAAACGAAATAGGGGCGGCCCGAGATGTCAATGCAGACCTCGGACAAGGCCTCGTCCATGGGCACCTTGGCGAATCCCACGCGCTCGATGCCTTCCTTGCCGCCCAAGGCCTGGGCAAAGGCCTGTCCAAGGGTCAGCCCCACGTCCTCCAGACTGTGGTGGGCGTCGATCTCCATATCGCCGGTGCAGACGACGTGCAGGTCGAGCCCCCCCCAGAAGGCGAACAAGGTCAACATGTGGTCGGCAAAGCCGAATCCTGTGGAAATGTCCGTGGTTCCCGCGCCGTCGATGGCGAGTTTCAACTGGATGGACGTTTCCCTGGTCTGGCGGTCGATTGCGGCAAAACGTTCGTGCATCGTTCTTCCCTGGTATCGCAAAAAATGACAGGAATCCACGGCCAAGACAAGGCCGCGCGCTCACGCCTCCTCGCCAGCCCGCTCCTCCTTGGCCTCTTCGTCCTCTTTTTCTTCCTTTTCCGGAGCCTTGC is from Alkalidesulfovibrio alkalitolerans DSM 16529 and encodes:
- a CDS encoding ArsR/SmtB family transcription factor; this encodes MDAETNSLSLSDDEFAAMAKALGHPARVAIVRHLAAEGRCVCGRIVEIMPLAQSTVSQHLKVLKEAGLLLGEVEGPRICYCLDRERLARFAACAAGLDATEKP
- a CDS encoding SufB/SufD family protein yields the protein MKPINLETFEFTGHEAQKLGDLRVLDDHDKEQLLMSGVDVEETGRSGSFLHMDHSGAYCKTSHPGLEVLDIKDALAKYDGLTDYFWKLVDPNKDEATRKANEVLHGGYFIRAEKGAKIEEPVQSCLFIKANKAGQSVHNIVIVEEGAELHIITGCAVSRHTQESAHVGISEFFVKKGGKLTFTMIHNWGENVSVVPRSAGYVEEGGQFLNNYVLLKPVKYLQMYPTITLAGRGALARFNSVVVAPKGSYLDMGNRVIMNAPETRCEIIARTIASGGTIVNRGHIQGNTVPAKGHLECKGLILGGGVIHAIPELEGTVEGVELSHEAAVGKIAQEEIEYLTARGLDEDEATSTIVRGFLNVDIMGLPDKLRKVLDKTIAESEKDMF
- a CDS encoding ABC transporter ATP-binding protein codes for the protein MLHIENLHVKIEEREVLRGIDLHINPGETFILFGPNGSGKTSLLMTLMGFGNYTVTKGRIIFRGQDITHAPTYERARLGLGMSFQRPPTIHGLPIRHLVNMCARGREIDADSLARKVNFDQFLERDVNAGFSGGEIKRSELLQLMAQQPSLVLFDEPESGVDLENMALIGRVVRELLQGEDKPRPDKSLEELKRTRETSGLIITHTGYILDYVNADRGQVLYDGHLCCEARPRDILEHIRKFGYQECVRCLDKALV
- a CDS encoding rhomboid family intramembrane serine protease, whose protein sequence is MIPLRDSIPNVHRPVAVWLLLALNAAAFLFTLHLTPQGMNQLAHLFGVIPARYTHLPLGSVTGSVLWDVAPLLTYMFLHAGFMHFLINMWSLWIFADNVEDVMGPGRFLLFYVLCGLAALATHIVFHPSSTVPVVGASGAVAGVMGAYFVLYPHGRVLTLIPIFIFPWIVEIPAILFLGLWFVLQFVSGLMDATTPGDGSGIAFWAHAGGFAAGMLLIPVFRIRRRCYYCFNRVSRRYERER
- the coaE gene encoding dephospho-CoA kinase (Dephospho-CoA kinase (CoaE) performs the final step in coenzyme A biosynthesis.) codes for the protein MLLYTGEAPVTATGARLDAVLAEALAKTGVSRSRVQEYIRQGLALIDGATMKKPNAKVYGGERLELHGRPTVSRLAPARRGVRVLYSDHALAVVDKPAGLTTHPAPGISEETLVHRLLHDFPELSAQEGERPGIVHRLDKDTSGLILTALSDRARLSLAEAFARRETCKVYLALAHGVPKPPKGFVEAPVGRDPGSRTRMAVVEKGGREARSDYETVWTSPDRVVSLVAIRIHTGRTHQIRVHMAHLGHPLWGDAVYGSRQWAEVRRANPLLGKLANRQMLHAFSLAFPHPDDGRRLCFRSPPPVDFRRLPLYLMRKVQRVAVVGLPGAGKSALCRLLAGMGLPVFSADEAVAQEYQPGADGWHLLRGRFGERFVPDEEAPVDRRALFAAMREDERVRREVEEVVHPLVRHRMRTFFAGHVSRGAAVAEVPLFLEKGWKDEADVVLCVSAADDVRAARLAVRGVDPETAAWLAAWQWPAARKESAADIVVRNDGGLDELAEEAARAVSELRAMRVAVMRGLWERLARFWRGEGVPFCAEGDADDAT
- the upp gene encoding uracil phosphoribosyltransferase, which gives rise to MPVIVVDHPLVRHKLGIMREEGISTKHFRALASEVARLLTYEATKDFETRKAVVQGWAGPVEVEHIKGKKVTIVPILRAGLGMLDGVMDMMPSAKVSVVGLYRNEDTLEPVRYYVKLASQIEKRTAIILDPMLATGGTLIATIDILKEAGCTSIKGLFLVAAPEGIKRLEAKHPDVEVYVAAIDERLNENGYIIPGLGDAGDRIFGTK
- a CDS encoding uracil-xanthine permease family protein; this encodes MNSSSDYAFRLRDSLLGAQMLFVAFGALVLVPLLTGLDPNVALFTAGAGTLLFQVITGGRVPVFLASSFAFIAPIIYGVQTWGIPQTMCGLAAAGLLYVVFAALIHKFGTRVLERLLPPIVIGPVIMTIGLILAPVAVNMAMGKTGDGSLQLVPEGTALFISIASLATTVFVSLYGKGMFRLVPILSGIVVGYALSLVFGLVSFDPVAAAPWIALPNFVAPQWNWEAILFIVPVAIAPAIEHFGDVLAVGQVTGKNYVEKPGIHRTMLGDGLATSMASMLGGPPNTTYSEVTGAVALTKVFNPAIMTWAAICAIALAFVGKLGAVLSTIPVPVMGGIMVLLFGAITVVGMNSLVRSRMDLLRPRNLTIVAVVIIMGMGGMSLPFGPEFRLGGIGLAAILGVTLNLILPDRDDE
- a CDS encoding heavy-metal-associated domain-containing protein is translated as MAKRTITVKGMSCGHCVAAVSEALSKIPGVSDVTVDLTFGTATFSEAAPVDAKVLKDAIEKIGFEFVG
- the hisA gene encoding 1-(5-phosphoribosyl)-5-[(5-phosphoribosylamino)methylideneamino]imidazole-4-carboxamide isomerase, translating into MILFPAVDIQDGRCVRLRQGRKDDVTVFGDDPVAQARHWVDLGARFLHIVDLDGAFDGHPVNFDLVRRMCQEFSVPVQLGGGIRDLATAKAYVEAGVTRLIIGTLALEDPEAFETMCRVLPGRIGVSLDAVDGRLKTKGWVADAGLTVDDVLPRLAEQGAAFVVYTDISRDGMHAGVNVEAMERLCTSTSLPVVAAGGVTNLDDLKALWPLRGKGLEGVITGRAIYEGTLDFAAAMAWIESQH
- the hisB gene encoding imidazoleglycerol-phosphate dehydratase HisB, which encodes MHERFAAIDRQTRETSIQLKLAIDGAGTTDISTGFGFADHMLTLFAFWGGLDLHVVCTGDMEIDAHHSLEDVGLTLGQAFAQALGGKEGIERVGFAKVPMDEALSEVCIDISGRPYFVYLGDDLLPPVIAGQEKDLWREFFKSFAYKANLNLHIRFEYGTNGHHLLESAFKGLGLAVRAAVARSRRGVTSTKGSLD